The sequence GCTTTGACTTTTGTTTCCTAATACGTTCACGCGTTTTATGGGCGATTTTTTCTAAAATGTTCATAATCTCATCCTTTATGCATTGCTTTCCTCTACAAATCGCTGCAACTGCGCCGCCGCCGCGCCGCTGTCGATCAGCTCTTCGGATAAACGCACACCGTCAACTATTGTTTCTGCCTTATTAAACAGATACAGCGCTGCACCTGCGTTCAGACAAACAGCTTGTCGTTTCGCCCCCCTTTCCTCGCCGGATAAAATGGCCCGGGTGAAGCCTGCGTTTTCTTCGGGCGTACCGCCGGTCAGTTCCTCTTTGGCACAGCGGACATAACCAAACTGCTCAGGCGTAATAGTATAGCTATGGAACTCACCGCCCTGTGCAATTTCACAAACCTTGGTGGGTGCACTCATGGAAATTTCGTCCAAACAATCTTCGCCATATACGACCATGCCGCGCCGCACGCCCAAATTGTACATAACCCGAGCCAGCGGCTCAACCAGTTCCGCATCGTACACACCCATCAACTCCAGGTTGGCGCCCGCCGGATTGGAAAGCGGCCCTAAAATGTTAAACACTGTACGAATACCCAATTCACGGCGAATCGGCGCCACATACTTCATCGCAATGTGATAATTTTGTGCAAACAGAAAGCAAAGGCCAATTTTTTTGAGCATCGCTGCGCTCCGCTCCGGGGAAATGGTGATATTAACACCCAACGCCTCCAGAACATCGGCCGAACCGCATTGGGAAGACGCCGCACGATTGCCGTGCTTGGCCACCGGTACACCGGCGGCTGAAATGACCAACGAGGATGTGGTCGAAATATTAAAGGAATGGGAGCCGTCGCCGCCGGTGCCCACAATTTCCAGCACATCCATATCATGCAGCAGCTTAATACAATGAGCTCGCATCCCCGCCGCCGAGCCGGTAATCTCGTCAATGGTTTCCCCCTTCATGGACAGCGCAGTCAGGTAGGCTGACATCTGCACCGGGCTTGCCTCGCCGGACATAATTTCGTTCATGACTTGATTAGCCTCTTTATAGCTCAAATTCTGTTTTTTGCTCAACATGAGAATGGCTTCTTTAATCATGGTCAGTTTCCTCCAAAAAATTGCGAATAATGGATAAACCATCCGGTGTCATTACCGATTCCGGGTGAAACTGTACGCCGTAGACAGCATACTCAGTATGTTCTACTGCCATGATTTCGCCCTCTGCTGTCTCTGCGGTTACGCGGAGCGTATCCGGCAACGAATCGCGCACGGCTGCCAGCGAATGATACCGGGCAACCTGAAGTGATTCGCCCATACCGCGAAATAGACGCGAATGTGTATTGAGTACCGCTTTCGAGGTCTTGCCGTGCATCAGACGGGATGCATATGAAACCGTCGCCCCGAATGCTTCACAGATGGCCTGATGACCGAGACACACACCGAAAATCGGGATCTTGTCTGCGAAATATCGTACAGCCTCCACACAGATGCCTGCATCGGCGGGCTTGCCCGGCCCCGGTGACAGAAAGATGACCTCCGGCCTCATCGCTTCGATCTGGGCAATCGTCTTTTCGTCGTTGCGGATTACCTGAATGTCCGGCTTTACCGCACCGACAAGCTGATATAGGTTATACGAAAAGCTGTCATAGTTATCGATAAGCAGTATCATGCATCAATACCCTCCTGTGCGATTTCGATGGCGCGGACAACGGCG comes from Propionispora hippei DSM 15287 and encodes:
- the trpD gene encoding anthranilate phosphoribosyltransferase, which translates into the protein MIKEAILMLSKKQNLSYKEANQVMNEIMSGEASPVQMSAYLTALSMKGETIDEITGSAAGMRAHCIKLLHDMDVLEIVGTGGDGSHSFNISTTSSLVISAAGVPVAKHGNRAASSQCGSADVLEALGVNITISPERSAAMLKKIGLCFLFAQNYHIAMKYVAPIRRELGIRTVFNILGPLSNPAGANLELMGVYDAELVEPLARVMYNLGVRRGMVVYGEDCLDEISMSAPTKVCEIAQGGEFHSYTITPEQFGYVRCAKEELTGGTPEENAGFTRAILSGEERGAKRQAVCLNAGAALYLFNKAETIVDGVRLSEELIDSGAAAAQLQRFVEESNA
- a CDS encoding anthranilate synthase component II, whose protein sequence is MILLIDNYDSFSYNLYQLVGAVKPDIQVIRNDEKTIAQIEAMRPEVIFLSPGPGKPADAGICVEAVRYFADKIPIFGVCLGHQAICEAFGATVSYASRLMHGKTSKAVLNTHSRLFRGMGESLQVARYHSLAAVRDSLPDTLRVTAETAEGEIMAVEHTEYAVYGVQFHPESVMTPDGLSIIRNFLEETDHD